The following is a genomic window from Herpetosiphonaceae bacterium.
TTCGCCGCCGCCTCATAGGTGGTCTGTAGGAAGTCCAGCAGCACTTCGTCCGGCGCATCAGCGTCCCGGACGGCATCATAGGGCAGGATGAACTCGCCCATCGCCTGATGGAAGAACGCCGCCTCCGGCCGCACCGGCGCCGCGGCGAAACCTTCGGGTATGGGGTAGGCGTAGGAATAGAACGCCGGATAGTCGATCGCGCCGCCGCCCGGCCAGAAGCCGGCACTGCTCACCTCGTGCGAATACGCCTCGCGGGTGACGGAATCCGGCAGACTGGGCACCCCTCCAGGGTGCAGCGGCGCTTTGCGACCGGAAAAGCGCGTCACCGCGTGATCAAAGCTGCCCCAGAAGAAGTGAACCGGGCTGACCTTGCCGAGGAAACCCGTGCGGAACTGCTTGAACACCCGATCCGCCTGGACGAGCACGCGCCAGAAGCGCTGCGCATAGTCCGGGTCATAGGCGGCGTGCTCGCGATCCTCGCGGAACGGGATCGGGTTAGGTCGCTCATTGGGGCTTCCGTGGATCCGAACCCGGATCTCAAGCTCGGCGAGCGCAGCCATGAGCTGGTCGTGGAAGTCGGCGACCGGCTTGGGAGCGAGCGGCATGCGTTTCTCGCCGCCATCGCTCGTCCGGATGAGCAGCGCATGATTGATGAAGTCGAAATCGATCTGAAACGCGCGTCCGTCGTACGGGATCGGGGAGGTGGTCAGGCCACGCGGCGTGACATAAAGGGTGACGTGCCACGAATGGTTGGCCCACGGCGTCTGGGCCAGCCGGACCTTGCCGACGATCTGCGTCCACAGGTGCAGCGTGGTGCAGGTGTCTTTCCAATCCTCATAGGGCAAGGCAGGCCATAGTTCAGCCTGCGCGCTGTTGCGTGGCGTGGTCATGATC
Proteins encoded in this region:
- a CDS encoding DUF5996 family protein — encoded protein: MTTPRNSAQAELWPALPYEDWKDTCTTLHLWTQIVGKVRLAQTPWANHSWHVTLYVTPRGLTTSPIPYDGRAFQIDFDFINHALLIRTSDGGEKRMPLAPKPVADFHDQLMAALAELEIRVRIHGSPNERPNPIPFREDREHAAYDPDYAQRFWRVLVQADRVFKQFRTGFLGKVSPVHFFWGSFDHAVTRFSGRKAPLHPGGVPSLPDSVTREAYSHEVSSAGFWPGGGAIDYPAFYSYAYPIPEGFAAAPVRPEAAFFHQAMGEFILPYDAVRDADAPDEVLLDFLQTTYEAAA